Proteins encoded together in one Triticum dicoccoides isolate Atlit2015 ecotype Zavitan chromosome 7B, WEW_v2.0, whole genome shotgun sequence window:
- the LOC119338269 gene encoding uncharacterized protein LOC119338269: MSRSDFKWSFKSLFKLSLNCVLLMPIVESFFKVFLFLILVHASTEISKYIWAILVFFLMRKVLNNHVKDSNVSSYRSVAPKMTISLKWFKPTNTPKGMYSLFVPNVVSNVTTSPK, translated from the exons ATGTCAAGATCAGACTTCAAATGGTCTTTCAAGTCACTATTCAAGCTCTCACTTAATTGTGTGCTTCTCATGCCTATAGT TGAAAGCTTCTTCaaagtcttcctcttcctcatacTTGTACATGCAAGCACTGAAATCAGCAAGTACATTTGGGCCATCCTCGTATTTTTTCTTATGAG GAAAGTGTTGAACAACCATGTGAAGGATTCAAATGTCTCGTCGTATAGAAGTGTAGCACCAAAAATGACCATTTCTCTAAAATGGTTCAAGCCAACAAATACACCAAAGGGTATGTACTCTTTATTTGTCCCAAATGTAGTATCAAACGTAACAACATCACCGAAGTGA